In one Lepisosteus oculatus isolate fLepOcu1 chromosome 26, fLepOcu1.hap2, whole genome shotgun sequence genomic region, the following are encoded:
- the LOC107079953 gene encoding complement C2-like isoform X1, with translation MDFAVFLVVILVHLRLLEGSPLQTPRGAVSPADSGGPAAAEGKADQRVRNRLADAVCSDKEEVEGGTIRWPEQRVAGSVMHYQCPLGSYAYPVAWRVCFRGRWSLLRNSYGESAKKVTCRPVTCVPPSAPAFGSMIPILQKYGWNDTVSFSCYSGFLLLGSARRTCLANGQWSGRLPVCDSAENYCPNPGIPFGGARYGDFFGNGFTVKYSCQSNLVLRGSSERLCLQTGVWSGEEPTCETRYTFDDVEDFASEMMIVKSQIEMAMLPASEADLNPQSQRRQHIFFLMDSSGSVGCYNFQKGLEFIDSFVKRIWKVPKVSVKVLFFDYSHVKTINITADPNKDEPRLLAQTVDCKGDSYFSTSSDDFSQHTEANLEEGLAEAKKMIFAEKEAAKWTLFVMGRKFGGFSLPNSIKEIVEHIHDADIYFDVFAVGLGAVQREQLERIVPKKHVPESGRQYTFVLPSYDSLKEVDDVPDWEDDKAFSLCGVRMKSRPTQRVVLRVFRGKESNKGDWPWQVNIVRNSKTRNTDKETCGGSIISRRWILTAAHCFSDTTEDTEVHVVIGSNTRIEGEKVMVEKVIVHPEYNKYFDYDIALLKLRKDIQYRETVRRVCLPCTKDVQDLIPSPMENWAQTCSYQETRLTYAGGDDSGRLLSGYVAGWGYYDKNKRIGSVSLQHTRVSIARRRECLGISLPNIVFTDRMFCARGEESDSCRGDSGGPLVMNRKEQWIQVGIVSFGRNDKCGEGNFMGYYSSVPHLMSFIREHVADLQYE, from the exons AtggattttgctgtttttttagttGTGATCCTGGTGCACCTGAGACTCCTGGAAG GCTCACCCTTGCAAACTCCCAGGGGTGCCGTTTCTCCAGCTGACTCAGGTGGTCCAGCAGCGGCAGAAGGGAAGGCTGACCAGAGGGTCCGCAACCGTCTGGCAGACGCAGTCTGTAGCGACAAGGAGGAGGTTGAGGGGGGCACCATCCGGTGGCCGGAGCAGCGTGTTGCTGGGAGCGTGATGCACTATCAGTGTCCGCTGGGCAGCTACGCCTATCCGGTGGCCTGGAGGGTTTGCTTTCGGGGGCGATGGAGCTTGCTGAGGAACTCCTATGGAGAGAGTGCCAAAAAGGTTACCTGCAGAC CAGTCACATGTGTGCCCCCCTCGGCCCCCGCCTTCGGATCCATGATTCCCATACTCCAGAAGTACGGCTGGAACGACACCGTCAGCTTCTCCTGCTACTCGGGCTTCCTGCTGCTGGGGTCCGCCCGGCGCACCTGCCTGGCCAACGGCCAGTGGAGCGGCAGGCTGCCAGTGTGCGACAGCGCAG AAAACTATTGCCCAAACCCTGGCATCCCATTTGGGGGCGCAAGATACGGCGACTTCTTCGGCAATGGGTTCACGGTGAAATACAGTTGCCAGAGTAACCTGGTGCTGCGCGGCTCGTCGGAGCGCCTGTGTCTGCAGACGGGCGTGTGGTCGGGAGAGGAGCCCACGTGTGAAA CTAGATACACCTTTGATGATGTAGAGGACTTTGCCAGTGAAATGATGATTGTGAAATCTCAAATCGAAATGGCAA TGCTCCCTGCCTCTGAAGCAGACCTGAATCCTCAGAGCCAGAGAAGACAGCACATCTTCTTTCTGATGGACTCCTCTGGGAGTGTTGGCTGTTACAACTTCCAGAAGGGGCTGGAGTTCATTGACAGCTTCGTCAAGCGG ATTTGGAAGGTCCCGAAAGTGTCAGTCAAAGTGCTTTTCTTTGACTACTCTCATGTGAAGACCATAAACATCACTGCGGACCCCAATAAAGACGAGCCCAGACTTCTGGCCCAGACTGTAGATTGTAAAGGTGATAGCTATTTTTCTACAAGCTCAGATG ACTTTTCCCAGCACACAGAAGCGAACCTGGAGGAAGGTCTTGCAGAGGCAAAGAAGATGATTTTTGCTGAAAAGGAAGCAGCAAAGTGGACACTCTTTGTAATGG GGAGAAAATTTGGAGGTTTCTCCCTACCCAATTCAATAAAGGAGATAGTAGAACACATCCATGATGCAGACATTTACTTTG ATGTTTTTGCAGTAGGCCTAGGTGCTGTGCAGAGAGAACAACTGGAACGCATCGTGCCCAAGAAACATGTGCCTGAAAGTGGGCGCCAGTACACATTCGTCTTACCAAGCTATGACTCGCTGAAAGAGGTTGACGATGTGCCTGACTGGGAAG ACGACAAAGCGTTCTCGCTATGCGGCGTGCGGATGAAAAGCAGACCGACGCAGCGTGTGGTACTTCGCGTCTTCAGAGGGAAGGAGTCTAACAAAGGAGACTGGCCCTGGCAGGTGAACATCGTCAGAAACAGCAAG ACCAGAAACACAGATAAAGAGACTTGTGGCGGCTCCATCATTTCTCGAAGGTGGATTTTAACTGCAGCCCACTGCTTCAGTGATACCACAGAAGACACTGAAGTCCATGTAGTAATAG GATCCAACACAAGAATTGAAGGAGAGAAAGTTATGGTGGAGAAGGTGATAGTTCATCCAGAGTACAATAAGTATTTCGACTATGACATTGCCTTGCTGAAGCTGAGGAAAGACATCCAGTACCGAGAAACAGTGAG GCGGGTGTGCCTGCCTTGCACCAAAGATGTACAAGACCTGATCCCCTCGCCGATGGAGAACTGGGCACAGACTTGCAGCTACCAAG AGACCAGGCTGACCTACGCAGGGGGCGATGACAGTGGGAGACTTCTGTCAGGCTACGTGGCAGGATGGGGATactatgataaaaataaaagaatcgGAAGCGTTTCACTGCAACATACTCGCGTCAGCATTGCG CGCCGCAGGGAATGCCTGGGCATCTCGTTGCCGAATATTGTGTTCACTGACCGCATGTTCTGTGCCAGGGGAGAAGAAAGTGATTCTTGCCGTG GGGACTCAGGGGGACCACTCGTTATGAACAGAAAGGAACAGTGGATACAG GTTGGCATTGTCAGTTTTGGCAGGAATGATAAATGCGGCGAAGGCAATTTTATGGGCTATTACTCCAGCGTTCCCCACTTGATGTCCTTCATCAGAGAGCACGTTGCAGACCTGCAGTATGAGTAG
- the LOC107079953 gene encoding complement C2-like isoform X2 — protein sequence MDFAVFLVVILVHLRLLEGSPLQTPRGAVSPADSGGPAAAEGKADQRVRNRLADAVCSDKEEVEGGTIRWPEQRVAGSVMHYQCPLGSYAYPVAWRVCFRGRWSLLRNSYGESAKKVTCRPVTCVPPSAPAFGSMIPILQKYGWNDTVSFSCYSGFLLLGSARRTCLANGQWSGRLPVCDSAENYCPNPGIPFGGARYGDFFGNGFTVKYSCQSNLVLRGSSERLCLQTGVWSGEEPTCETRYTFDDVEDFASEMMIVKSQIEMAMLPASEADLNPQSQRRQHIFFLMDSSGSVGCYNFQKGLEFIDSFVKRIWKVPKVSVKVLFFDYSHVKTINITADPNKDEPRLLAQTVDCKDFSQHTEANLEEGLAEAKKMIFAEKEAAKWTLFVMGRKFGGFSLPNSIKEIVEHIHDADIYFDVFAVGLGAVQREQLERIVPKKHVPESGRQYTFVLPSYDSLKEVDDVPDWEDDKAFSLCGVRMKSRPTQRVVLRVFRGKESNKGDWPWQVNIVRNSKTRNTDKETCGGSIISRRWILTAAHCFSDTTEDTEVHVVIGSNTRIEGEKVMVEKVIVHPEYNKYFDYDIALLKLRKDIQYRETVRRVCLPCTKDVQDLIPSPMENWAQTCSYQETRLTYAGGDDSGRLLSGYVAGWGYYDKNKRIGSVSLQHTRVSIARRRECLGISLPNIVFTDRMFCARGEESDSCRGDSGGPLVMNRKEQWIQVGIVSFGRNDKCGEGNFMGYYSSVPHLMSFIREHVADLQYE from the exons AtggattttgctgtttttttagttGTGATCCTGGTGCACCTGAGACTCCTGGAAG GCTCACCCTTGCAAACTCCCAGGGGTGCCGTTTCTCCAGCTGACTCAGGTGGTCCAGCAGCGGCAGAAGGGAAGGCTGACCAGAGGGTCCGCAACCGTCTGGCAGACGCAGTCTGTAGCGACAAGGAGGAGGTTGAGGGGGGCACCATCCGGTGGCCGGAGCAGCGTGTTGCTGGGAGCGTGATGCACTATCAGTGTCCGCTGGGCAGCTACGCCTATCCGGTGGCCTGGAGGGTTTGCTTTCGGGGGCGATGGAGCTTGCTGAGGAACTCCTATGGAGAGAGTGCCAAAAAGGTTACCTGCAGAC CAGTCACATGTGTGCCCCCCTCGGCCCCCGCCTTCGGATCCATGATTCCCATACTCCAGAAGTACGGCTGGAACGACACCGTCAGCTTCTCCTGCTACTCGGGCTTCCTGCTGCTGGGGTCCGCCCGGCGCACCTGCCTGGCCAACGGCCAGTGGAGCGGCAGGCTGCCAGTGTGCGACAGCGCAG AAAACTATTGCCCAAACCCTGGCATCCCATTTGGGGGCGCAAGATACGGCGACTTCTTCGGCAATGGGTTCACGGTGAAATACAGTTGCCAGAGTAACCTGGTGCTGCGCGGCTCGTCGGAGCGCCTGTGTCTGCAGACGGGCGTGTGGTCGGGAGAGGAGCCCACGTGTGAAA CTAGATACACCTTTGATGATGTAGAGGACTTTGCCAGTGAAATGATGATTGTGAAATCTCAAATCGAAATGGCAA TGCTCCCTGCCTCTGAAGCAGACCTGAATCCTCAGAGCCAGAGAAGACAGCACATCTTCTTTCTGATGGACTCCTCTGGGAGTGTTGGCTGTTACAACTTCCAGAAGGGGCTGGAGTTCATTGACAGCTTCGTCAAGCGG ATTTGGAAGGTCCCGAAAGTGTCAGTCAAAGTGCTTTTCTTTGACTACTCTCATGTGAAGACCATAAACATCACTGCGGACCCCAATAAAGACGAGCCCAGACTTCTGGCCCAGACTGTAGATTGTAAAG ACTTTTCCCAGCACACAGAAGCGAACCTGGAGGAAGGTCTTGCAGAGGCAAAGAAGATGATTTTTGCTGAAAAGGAAGCAGCAAAGTGGACACTCTTTGTAATGG GGAGAAAATTTGGAGGTTTCTCCCTACCCAATTCAATAAAGGAGATAGTAGAACACATCCATGATGCAGACATTTACTTTG ATGTTTTTGCAGTAGGCCTAGGTGCTGTGCAGAGAGAACAACTGGAACGCATCGTGCCCAAGAAACATGTGCCTGAAAGTGGGCGCCAGTACACATTCGTCTTACCAAGCTATGACTCGCTGAAAGAGGTTGACGATGTGCCTGACTGGGAAG ACGACAAAGCGTTCTCGCTATGCGGCGTGCGGATGAAAAGCAGACCGACGCAGCGTGTGGTACTTCGCGTCTTCAGAGGGAAGGAGTCTAACAAAGGAGACTGGCCCTGGCAGGTGAACATCGTCAGAAACAGCAAG ACCAGAAACACAGATAAAGAGACTTGTGGCGGCTCCATCATTTCTCGAAGGTGGATTTTAACTGCAGCCCACTGCTTCAGTGATACCACAGAAGACACTGAAGTCCATGTAGTAATAG GATCCAACACAAGAATTGAAGGAGAGAAAGTTATGGTGGAGAAGGTGATAGTTCATCCAGAGTACAATAAGTATTTCGACTATGACATTGCCTTGCTGAAGCTGAGGAAAGACATCCAGTACCGAGAAACAGTGAG GCGGGTGTGCCTGCCTTGCACCAAAGATGTACAAGACCTGATCCCCTCGCCGATGGAGAACTGGGCACAGACTTGCAGCTACCAAG AGACCAGGCTGACCTACGCAGGGGGCGATGACAGTGGGAGACTTCTGTCAGGCTACGTGGCAGGATGGGGATactatgataaaaataaaagaatcgGAAGCGTTTCACTGCAACATACTCGCGTCAGCATTGCG CGCCGCAGGGAATGCCTGGGCATCTCGTTGCCGAATATTGTGTTCACTGACCGCATGTTCTGTGCCAGGGGAGAAGAAAGTGATTCTTGCCGTG GGGACTCAGGGGGACCACTCGTTATGAACAGAAAGGAACAGTGGATACAG GTTGGCATTGTCAGTTTTGGCAGGAATGATAAATGCGGCGAAGGCAATTTTATGGGCTATTACTCCAGCGTTCCCCACTTGATGTCCTTCATCAGAGAGCACGTTGCAGACCTGCAGTATGAGTAG